The Daucus carota subsp. sativus chromosome 9, DH1 v3.0, whole genome shotgun sequence genome window below encodes:
- the LOC108201696 gene encoding aspartic proteinase CDR1: MTIHLISLLLFLCSEAHASLESSPPTGFSLDLIHRDFSPLSPFHDPSATHSQRFRNLLARSKSFHPKCRSLSKSKSSCVPESIVRQIDGQYLMKLLIGTPPFEVLVDVDTGSDLTWIQCKPCKRCFHHVNPLFNPKGSSSYRTLKCASRQCKAFDNVMGKCTRKHNKCRYNYTYVDGSATYGHLATETLTLGRTKIEKYVFGCGHDNRGEYYGNMSSGVLGLGGGPVSIISQLEEWIQGRFSYCLVSFFKNETSTIQFGEQAQVASGKAVSTPFFQGLDKTSYYLYLEKMKVGNKSFEVPWKESGGYIESGFITLDSGSIMTYLPSGKLYDGIVATLKEAMGDVETIDDPEGNFHFCYKTNANVKPPPIAFQFKDATLEIPQTSTFVEAADGVSCFTVAPTRWPILHPIFGSIMQWNFLVSYDLRKKMVSFQASDCSKQILN, translated from the coding sequence ATGACGATCCACTTGATCTCACTTCTACTCTTCCTCTGCAGTGAAGCTCATGCCTCTCTAGAATCATCCCCGCCTACTGGTTTCTCTCTCGATCTCATCCACCGCGACTTCTCCCCACTATCACCTTTTCATGATCCATCAGCCACTCATTCCCAGCGCTTCAGAAATCTTCTTGCACGTTCGAAATCTTTCCATCCCAAGTGTAGAAGCCTATCTAAGTCAAAATCCTCATGTGTGCCTGAGTCCATCGTTCGACAAATCGATGGCCAGTACTTGATGAAGCTGCTCATTGGAACGCCCCCTTTCGAGGTTCTGGTTGATGTGGATACGGGGAGTGATCTGACCTGGATACAATGCAAGCCTTGTAAGAGATGTTTCCATCATGTAAATCCTTTGTTTAATCCGAAAGGCTCTTCGAGTTACAGGACTTTGAAGTGTGCATCCAGGCAGTGTAAGGCATTTGATAATGTCATGGGCAAATGCACccgaaagcataataaatgtcgaTATAACTATACTTACGTAGATGGATCCGCCACTTATGGTCATCTGGCTACAGAGACGCTCACTCTGGGGAGAACTAAGATAGAGAAGTATGTTTTTGGATGTGGTCATGACAATCGAGGTGAGTATTATGGGAATATGAGTTCCGGGGTACTTGGTCTTGGAGGGGGGCCGGTTTCAATAATTAGTCAGCTGGAGGAGTGGATTCAGGGGAGGTTTTCTTATTGTCTGGTGTCGTTTTTCAAGAATGAGACTAGTACAATTCAGTTTGGTGAACAAGCACAGGTTGCGAGTGGCAAGGCTGTTTCGACACCATTCTTTCAAGGCCTTGATAAGACTTCCTATTATTTGTACCTTGAGAAGATGAAGGTTGGAAATAAGTCTTTTGAAGTCCCCTGGAAGGAGAGTGGAGGGTACATTGAGAGTGGTTTCATAACTCTTGACTCCGGGAGTATAATGACTTACCTTCCAAGCGGGAAATTGTATGATGGTATTGTTGCCACATTGAAGGAAGCTATGGGTGATGTTGAGACCATTGATGATCCAGAGGGGAACTTTCACTTTTGTTATAAAACAAATGCAAATGTGAAACCACCCCCGATTGCCTTCCAGTTTAAGGATGCCACACTAGAAATTCCTCAGACGAGTACGTTTGTTGAAGCGGCGGATGGGGTGAGTTGCTTCACTGTGGCACCCACGCGGTGGCCTATTCTTCACCCCATCTTTGGAAGCATAATGCAATGGAACTTCTTGGTCTCTTATGATCTTCGGAAAAAGATGGTTTCTtttcaggcttcagattgcagCAAACAAATTCTGAATTAA
- the LOC108201983 gene encoding uncharacterized protein LOC108201983, protein MADFANLSDSDDDRKVEALLAQALDHSVLEQVSAINCAGFTDPILPNQLESRFSRLKSFPSAKPMSQIPPIKPSDPPIKSDLKEKKLGQCDEFEALDVNVGAPVVETKLENGISVSPAKMSGFSKGGDGELGKKMRVRNVSFRSPSDSRASSRDSSPSPTRAIGCFWCSPKRVSGRKSKEYRSDDDWGKNEEVLSDISDFSAKGQEKLLKKMMKEEEKINREAAKIVKWAKQVSARMELSDAEDEMSDHEGTK, encoded by the coding sequence ATGGCAGATTTTGCAAACCTAtctgatagtgatgatgatagAAAAGTTGAAGCCCTTCTTGCCCAAGCCCTGGACCACTCTGTTCTTGAACAAGTTTCTGCTATTAATTGCGCTGGATTTACTGACCCAATTCTGCCCAATCAGCTTGAATCCAGGTTCAGTAGGCTCAAATCATTCCCTTCTGCAAAACCCATGTCTCAAATTCCCCCAATTAAGCCTTCTGATCCTCCAATTAAGAGTGATTTGAAGGAGAAAAAGTTGGGTCAGTGTGATGAGTTTGAAGCCCTTGATGTGAATGTTGGAGCCCCTGTTGTGGAGACAAAATTGGAGAATGGTATTTCGGTTTCCCCTGCGAAAATGTCGGGGTTTTCGAAGGGAGGAGATGGGGAATTGGGGAAGAAGATGAGGGTGAGAAATGTGTCATTTAGGTCTCCTTCAGATTCCAGGGCTTCGTCGAGGGATTCTTCGCCGTCTCCTACTCGTGCGATTGGTTGTTTTTGGTGTTCTCCGAAGAGGGTTTCGGGGAGGAAGAGTAAGGAGTACAGGAGTGATGATGATTGGGGGAAGAATGAGGAGGTTTTGTCGGACATAAGTGATTTTTCGGCTAAAGGGCAGGAGAAATTgttgaagaaaatgatgaaGGAAGAAGAGAAAATTAACAGGGAGGCTGCGAAGATTGTGAAGTGGGCGAAGCAAGTGTCAGCCAGGATGGAGCTTTCGGATGCTGAGGATGAGATGAGTGATCATGAGGGTACAAAATGA
- the LOC108200825 gene encoding uncharacterized protein LOC108200825 has product MNKNSDKRSEMSRKKQGRKEAASSSSMDLSSPDTDIRSIMRDIESFVSSKHMTWKEKKELENKKVVSLGGKPVKKQRLPLSVARVQMKKQKQREQKMLQESAILGRFGTRFNGEKRSVDKRRPEDRVLKSTAGNFRNGILDVKHMLKPAPSASRDGDGGSHGGGKVPKRKGGKKNKGKKGGGRKRH; this is encoded by the exons ATGAATAAGAATTCGGATAAGAGATCGGAAATGTCGAGAAAGAAGCAGGGGCGTAAAGAGGCGGCGTCTTCAAGTTCTATGGATCTATCAAGCCCGGATACGGATATTAGGTCTATTATGAGAGACATTGAGTCTTTTG TTAGCTCGAAACATATGACATGGAAAGAGAAGAAGGAGTTGGAGAACAAGAAAGTTGTTTCTCTGGGTGGAAAG CCTGTAAAGAAGCAGAGGTTGCCTCTAAGTGTAGCACGAGTGCAaatgaagaagcagaaacaaaGAGAGCAGAAAATGCTACAGGAG AGTGCAATACTTGGACGATTTGGAACCAGGTTTAATGGTGAAAAACGATCAGTGGATAAGCGCAGGCCCGAGGACCGTGTGTTGAAGTCAACTGCAGGGAATTTCAGAAATGGTATACTTGATGTTAAACATATGCTGAAACCTGCTCCCTCTGCATCTAGAGATGGTGATGGTGGTAGCCATGGAGGCGGTAAAGTTCCGAAAAGAAAGGGTGGTAAAaagaacaaagggaagaagGGTGGTGGACGGAAGCGCCATTAA
- the LOC108201695 gene encoding aspartic proteinase CDR1 produces MKLQITTFSFFIVVLHFLCSHAHVHDSSTASAGFSLDLIHRESSPLSPFYNPSATHSQRLKNAILRSNSRLRHIQSKCSNRSRSPGSVESYIRYDSGEYLMKLVIGTPPVETLGIADTGSDLTWIQCKPCKKCFQHKNPLFDLRASSSYKTLKCTSKQCKAIQDFPTPCTREHNKCQYRVAYGDGSYSNGHLATETLTFGETSIKKIAFGCGHDNQGIFSNSTSGIIGLGGGPLSLITQLDETIQGKFSYCLVSILKNESSTISFGKQAEASSFKAVSTPLFPTPAQTYYYIYLEKVIIGNKTFEVPSEEPGEHIQTGNMVLDSGTTLTYLPGGKFYDGIFSTLKESMGVETIDDPDGNFKFCYKTNSDIKVPLVAFQFKDATIKIPQSSAFVEVDVGMTCFTAVPSGMSIFGNIMQENFLISFDLQKNVVSFQATDCSKKS; encoded by the coding sequence ATGAAACTCCAAATCACCACCTTTTCATTCTTCATTGTGGTTCTACATTTCCTATGTAGTCATGCTCATGTCCATGATTCCTCCACAGCTTCTGCTGGTTTCAGTCTAGACCTTATTCACCGAGAATCGTCCCCTTTGTCACCCTTTTACAATCCATCAGCCACGCATTCTCAACGCCTTAAAAATGCCATTCTTCGCTCAAATTCTCGTCTCAGACATATCCAGTCCAAGTGCAGTAACCGGTCCAGATCACCAGGCTCTGTCGAATCCTACATTAGGTACGATAGCGGTGAGTACCTAATGAAACTTGTTATTGGTACACCGCCTGTGGAAACTCTAGGCATTGCAGACACAGGGAGTGATCTAACCTGGATTCAATGCAAGCCTTGTAAAAAATGCTTCCAGCATAAAAATCCCCTATTCGATCTCCGAGCCTCTTCAAGTTACAAGACTCTGAAATGTACATCTAAACAGTGTAAGGCCATTCAAGATTTCCCTACCCCATGTACCCGAGAACATAATAAATGTCAGTATCGCGTTGCATATGGAGACGGATCGTACAGTAATGGTCACCTAGCTACAGAGACACTCACTTTCGGGGAAAcctcaattaaaaaaattgctTTTGGATGTGGACATGACAATCAGGGAATTTTTAGTAACAGCACTTCAGGGATAATCGGTCTTGGAGGCGGGCCTCTTTCGTTAATCACTCAGCTGGACGAAACAATTCAGGGGAAATTTTCTTATTGTCTGGTCTCCATACTGAAAAATGAGTCCAGTACAATTAGTTTTGGTAAACAAGCAGAAGCTTCGAGTTTTAAGGCCGTTTCAACGCCATTGTTTCCCACCCCTGCTCAAACTTACTATTATATTTACCTCGAAAAGGTTATCATTGGAAACAAAACTTTTGAGGTTCCCTCAGAGGAGCCTGGAGAACACATTCAAACAGGTAACATGGTCCTTGACTCTGGGACTACACTAACTTATCTTCCGGGGGGTAAATTCTATGATGGCATCTTTTCCACATTGAAGGAATCTATGGGAGTCGAAACCATTGATGATCCGGATgggaattttaaattttgctaCAAAACGAATTCAGATATAAAAGTGCCATTGGTTGCCTTCCAGTTTAAAGATGCAACCATAAAAATCCCCCAGTCGAGTGCATTTGTCGAAGTGGATGTTGGTATGACTTGCTTCACCGCGGTGCCTTCTGGTATGTCCATCTTTGGAAACATAATGCAGGAGAATTTTTTGATTTCTTTTGATCTTCAGAAAAATGTGGTTTCATTTCAGGCTACAGATTGCAGCAAAAAGTCCTGA
- the LOC108200302 gene encoding phytochrome-interacting ankyrin-repeat protein 2 produces MGQEHVGFNRRRRRSPRCGTEMDDRGWTVLHIGACKGDVKEVRRLLDEGMDVNVPALGPRSHGVTPLHLAAKSGNIKVMDELLDRGANIDARTKGACGWTPLHIAAKERNRKAIKYLVENGAFLPDNIDDTRFNPPLHYCPGLEWAYDEMKRIQQDSSSSGEASYSSES; encoded by the exons ATGGGACAGGAACACGTGGGTTTTAATCGAAGAAGGCGTAGGAGTCCTCGATGTGGAACTGAGATGGATGATAGGGGTTGGACAGTGCTTCACATTGGTGCGTGTAAAGGCGATGTCAAGGAG GTAAGACGACTTCTCGATGAAGGAATGGATGTCAATGTGCCTGCTCTAGGCCCCAGGTCACATGGGGTAACCCCCCTCCATCTTGCTGCTAAGAGTGGGAATATCAAAGTCATGGATGAACTACTCGATCGTGGTGCAAATATTGATGCCCGAACTAAAGGCGCTTGTGGAT GGACCCCACTTCATATTGCAGCTAAAGAAAGAAATAGAAAAGCAATCAAATACCTTGTTGAAAATGGCGCTTTTTTACCAGATAACATTGATGACACCAGGTTTAATCCCCCACTCCATTATTGCCCTGGTCTTGAGTGGGCTTACGATGAGATGAAACGTATTCAGCAAGATAGCTCGTCATCAGGTGAGGCCTCCTACAGCTCTGAAAGCTGA